The DNA segment TTACGCTTCCTCTTCCCACAAGTACTGTAAAATCAGGAGATGCTATACCTGCATGGACATTTGATATGAAAACAGGTAAGTGGACTACATTATTTGTTATTCTACCTTTTAACACAGGTGTATAGTTTTGGGCACATGACATTGTGTGTCATGGAACAGTGATGGCACTAAATATATGAGGTGGTGATAAATAGTCATGATTTTTCTTAGTGGTTCTGTATTGGTTTTTGATTGACTAGCTCGAGTTGTTCAAAGGAATTTCCCTGCTTTCATTGGTTCAAAAAGCTTTAGTAAAATTCATCAGCATTCCTATTGAACaaattttaacataatttttattttcatgggaGGCTAGGGATTCAGGTAACGTACCTTAAAAGGTGATGTTAAATTTTAAACCTGGTAATTTTCTGAATGCCACCTTAGAGGAAAACGAATCGGAACTGAAGATTTGGATGCTTTTTTCCTAGAGTATAGCTCTAAAGATCCTTTGGCGCAGAAACTGGAATAGATATTACTTCAGTTAACAAAAGCAATTCATAAAGTGAAATGAAGGGGAAGTAAGAGTTATCAAAGGGAACAACACAGTTCTTAGAATATGCATGGGAAAAAGGGGCTGGGGATTAGACATTCTGGACCTTTTGTCATCTCTTCATGTCTAATTTTAGTCAAGAGTGAGTAATGAGCTGCATACACTTATCCCATTTAGATGTCCTGTATTAGGTGTGTGTGCATGACCGTACTGATTGTCTTACATTGTACCTTACACTTTCCATCACACTTCATCTTGAAATAAGCTAGTGAGTGCAGAGGGTAGTGTCTTACTCCTTATTAAGGCAAAAAGCTGTTATTCCACTGTTGGAAGTACAGGAGAGGACATACACTCACAAAGTTTTGTTTACATGTTCAAGAAATAAACTTACCATCTTAATGAAGAACAAAGAACATTAAAATTTGGCTAGGTCGTCTCTTGCGAAAAGTGTGTATAGGGTAAGTTTTAATATAGAAGATAATACACCTAGAAGACTTCAGAGAGGTAACTGGCAATTAAAGCATTCTTCATCAAAGAAAGAGTTTTAGTCTGATATGGTAAAATAGAAcaaaaggttttaatttcttgctACCACAgccacttctgccagctcctgtgctCATCTGTACCTATGCTGAGCTGTTTTAACTcaataaacagaaaactagGTCAACAATGTTACTAAAACAAAAAGTTGACAGAGCTAGAGCAGCTCTGTCACATGGTTGGGTTGGGGTATAAAGCAGCGtaaggggggtgtgtgtgtgggggtatGCAGGTGTTGAGGGGCCTACTCAACATGTCCCCTTAGGCATGTTGGCACTGAGGGCAGAGCAAGAACAGGAGCATGGCATGCTGacccaataaaaataattacaacagACGTTCTTTTCCTCTTAGACGAGGTGTACTCTGATAGAGGTTCcataaaggtaaatattttgtgATGGGTGCTCACTGAGGCATAGTGTTTGCATGGAGCCTTCACTGCTGGCAGAGGAGATGACAAGGAGAACTGCggagaaggagggagaattGTGggggctttttcttcctcttcctcatctctTCTCTACCATGAAAATTTGCAACTGTATTCGCTGTTCTAGATGTTTAATCTTAAACatgtttcttgtatttttacCTTTGATCTGACACGTGCAAAGCGACTTTTTTGTAAGGAAATGGAGTAATAGCAAGGCATTCCTTAGTCAAGGTTCTGGTGACTGGGGACAGCTGAACATCTTAGCTCGCCAGCAAGCTTTCAAGACTGTCCGTAAGTAGCAGTAGGCCCTCATCGGAGCTGAATGGAGGGCTACCACTGCACTGAATAACGAGGCTCTGGCATCCAAGATGTTGCATGTGGGATGTCCCCAACAAGATGTTGACACGCACTTAAATTCTGAAGTCCTTGTGTAATATGTCATAATGATAATAACCAGACCTTCAGTGTCAGCATCGATAGTGGTAAGAGAACGGGTCTGTGTTTGGTGTTGCGTAGACTGGTCCACatgcaccagaaaaaaaagacagaaactgcTTTCACATGTCTGTCTGTGCAGTGTTTGTGGGATTACTTGAAGTGTAATAGTATTGAGGCTGTTCCTGGAAAATAAGCTTTGTAATTATATTCCAGCTGCCATAGGTGCAGAATTTGTTGATGTATATTGAATGTGGCTTCCTTCTTACTAAATATTTTGCCTCATTAGTACTGAAAGTACTTTGTGGATTTTAATACAATTACAAAAAAGCAAGCTTGCATTGCAACATTAAATTGAGAACAATATCCTTCTGTTTGAATGGCAGTAAATCATAGAGAATATGTGCTTACTCATAAAtcactttttaatgtttttctttggaCTATTTTCTATGGAATATATTGGGGAGGAGATAGAATTTACTGAAGCGGAGGACAGCAAAGATTATATATAGCTTCTTACAGATTTTTCAGTCAAGAGAACTTCTGGAGATCTATATTATTTGGATTTTGCCTTTTAtatgtgttttgtgttttattttatctgccTAGCAGTAGCCCAATCTCTGTACTTGTAAAACAATAGTTTTGCAGTGTAGTGACATCTTACCTTAGAGTTGGTAGGACAGAGAATTTGAGGGTCTGTTGTTGTTGCCTTCATACCAGAGTTAGGGATGGAAGACTCTTCCAGCTGGTCTTGCTCCTGAGTCTGGACAAGTGGTTTTTCAAGTAACTAAGAAACCACCTCTTTCAGGGCTCTAGGTGGTTTCCTGCTGCTATTGCCCTCTGCCAGCCATCACAAGTACCAGGAGAAGGCTGCAAGTTTTACTGCAGATGATATTTTGTGTCTGTGCGTGTGCACGTGTGGCATATGTCAGTTCTCATCTTTATCTCCTGTCTTATTGATATTTCCTTTGATTTGCTTTAAGAAGGGTCCTGGAGGAAAGTTGAAATTATAGGGCTTATATGAATTATACTTTTTGCATGCTTtgattattgttttaaaaaagctggTGGTTCTCCCTCCTCAATACTTGCAGTTTGAAAATGTAAGGTTGTTTATATgggttgttttctgttgttacaATTTCACAGATGGCCCACAATAAATGTGTTCAAGTGCATTAAGTATAATTCTGTCTCTTCTACTGCATGCTTTATTAATTGTAGAGACTGGCATACCATAATACCTTTGCACAGCCAAACAGATGGTGTGGAATCTGTGTCCTCGCGATAGACCTTCCTTGTGCTAACTGAACTGTTCCTGCCtgggggcaggaaggaggacaGAAACATTAAAGACAAACATTGATTATCCTGTTGTAGCCTATTAGATGAAAATGCTTTCCCACTAAGTGCTGCTAGCTAATGTTAAACTGGTATTCGTATGCTTTAATTACCTGCTtcttgattttggtttttttcagtctttgccTTCATACATGCTTACGTTCATAtaataggattttttaaattatttgtgtgCATATCTATGAAAGACATTtgttaacagaaaaagtatTATATTAAACTAATTCTGGTAAGTAATGTTGATGCTTTGTTTCAAAGTGAATGTCCACACAGGGATATTTGCAATGAAATTGTCAAGACACAAAGTTTGCATGTTTAGCTAAAGCTGTGTAATAATAGTGTATGGGCCAGAAGTTTCAGTTTTCCTTGTGACCTTGTGTATTTTTGTTAATAGTTTAGATTTGAGGTATGGAGGAATCATGCACAGCATGTGcaatattttgtccttttttttctttctttttttttttttccccaggtgcTTGGGTAAGCCGTGGGCTAGGAATGGTAAAGGAAGCAGATGGTCAATTAGTATGGACATACACTGCTCAACACTTAGGCTACTGGATAGCAGCTCCACTGCCTGGAACAAGAGGTATTGCAACTACTGGCAAAGAAATTACTGAGTAACCTAAGTAACAATGTATTACAAGGCTGTCAGCCTGATTGTTTTATTTAAcaacagaaggggaaaaatgacACAATAATTTCAACAGCTGGATAACTTCTGCTTGAATCCTGATAGTGTGCCTTTGTGCATATAACCACAGAACTTAAAATGCTATAGGGGACAAGTCCAGACTGTATTTGAACTTGTATGTTTATACTATAGCCATCTTTTGGAAGAAGCCTGCAAGGGAACTGTGATTATGAAAATCTAAAAATTAGTGGGACTATAGCCCTTACTGTTGACGCTCATGTATGACAGGAGgaaatacagcaagaaaattaGTCCTGGGCAGAACAGTCCCAGTGGATTCTGTTTTCCGTAGACATGTTGCATGTTTTGTAAATTCATATGAAGGGTGAATATGGATTCTTCATATgaattcagcatttaaaaacagataaCTCTTTCTGTCAGAAGCATTAAATAGGAAATTTAGACCATGTTTCTAAGTCAGCCTGGGCAACTAATACAAATGTAATTTGACTGTAATTAAGTGGATGGTAAGGCTTTAGTACTTGAGATGAACCTTTGAAGAGCCGTTCCATTGTAGCCActatttgtgtattttctggtttgctgAAATAGCAAGGTTAAAAGGGAAGGATGAACATAGTGTCATAGAACACAAAATCACAGGAAAAGTACGGTTTATTAGCTACAGCCCTGCATATCAAGTGGAATGACTTGTTTTTGAGAACTAATtctgttctgattttgtttGACTGTTTAGAATCCATTATTAGTGCGGTTTCCAAGGACATAACAGCCTATCATACAGTGTTCCTTACAGCCATACTGGGAGGTACTGTTGTCATTATCATTggattttttgctgttcttcttTGTTACTGCAGgtaagcaaaaccagaagctcTAATAATCTCAGCATGAATGAAATTTGATTGATCAAATAGTCTTTTGAGGTTGAGACATGTTCCCTCAGCTAAACTATAATGTGTAGtttaatatttcttcaaaaattacAGTTACTGCTGTACTGAACTTTGTGACGTCGTATTACACTACAACTTCTTAACCAAAATATAATCTTCAGTCTAGTATGCTCTGCAGTCACCTTGCATCTCTTTTGCATAGGGATAAATGTGGTCGGACACAAAAGAAGGAGAAGAATACAACTAAGCTGGAGGTCATAAAAAAAGACCAGACAACATCAACAACTCACATAAATCACATCAATGCTGTCAAAGAATCTTTCAAGTTGAAGGAGAAGTCACAGTTATATACACCGAAGACTTCTTCATACAGCCCTCAAAGAAGGATGTCCATAGACACAGAAGATGGAAAATCACGAGACAATTTTAAAATCTACACAGAGGATGCTCCTTATCAGTCATCCTGTCAGACTGGTCAGCCAAGAAATTCAGCCCATTCGTTGGAGCCCAGTGCTGGAGTTAGGCATTTACAGCAGCCGATGCATAGTAACACTGCTATTTCCCAGGCTCCTAGGGACATCCAAGACCAAAATAGATACCTTTCACTGAAAGAGGAGATGTATGGGCTTTCCCATATCCCAGAACATCTAATGCATATTTACAATCAACCTATTGCTATTCTTCAAACCTCTGACCTTTTCCACTCCCCAGAACAATTACATCCTGCTAAATCAGCAACTCTGCCAAGAAAAGGGCAGTTAGTATATAATCCCATGATGGAACCCATGAATCGTGATGGTTACATGCAAACATTACCGAAAATGCCAGTGCACTGTCATCCGCAGCCTTCTGTCTGCAGAGATGAAAACAGTACCTTAGATAGTGAAGAGGGCTTACCTTCTCAAACGTCAAACTGGGGCCGGTACACTAATAGCTTACTGGAATCTGTCTCCGTTCCTGGGACATTGAATGAAGCAGTTGTAATGACTCCATTTTCATCTGAACTTCAAGGTATTTCAGAACAAACATTATTGGAACTCTCTAAAGGAAAACCATCTCCGCATCCTCGAGCATGGTTTGTGTCCCTGGATGGAAAGCCAATCGCTCAAGTGAGGCATTCTTTCATAGATCTGAAGAAGGGCAGAAAAACAGAGAGCAATGATACCAGTCTGGACTCTGGTGTGGACATGAATGAGCATCATCCTAGTAGGAaactggagagagagaaaactttcattaaaaatatgctgCATTCTAAGATCCTTTACTTGGAAGATCTGGATCTGAGTAGCAGTGAAAGCGGGACCACTGTTTGCACTCCAGAGGACCAGGCTGTGAGGCACATTATGGATGGAGGGAATGGGCCAGTCATAGAACAGCGCGATGAAGAAGGTCtaagaagaaaaactatttcGGGAGGTCATGAACCGGCTGTCTCTTCTGCTAAAAAAAGAGATAGACTGTCTATCACCAAAAGAGATAGCAAAACCAATatctggaagaaaagagaggagaggCCACTTATTCCTATAAATTAAAAGTGTTCTTCGTGGTGTTGCTCTCCCTGCTGGTTATTGACCTCTTGGCTGCTTCTGTAATTCTGCAGTGTTGGGTTTACAAGGGAAATGTTGTTTTCTAGTATCAAGAAAAGTTacgttttttttaaatacagattgaGTTACTAAACTTCAACTGGGCAATTTATATTCAATGTGAATTGAAAACAGGGAAATGCTATTATTAAGATTTTCCAGTTTCTAATTTTGCTGGCAATATAGGGAAGGCCCACATTTTAATTAGACTGTCATTCTTGGACGCACCTCTGGGAATGCACGGTGAGAAATGTAGgcacatattttaatttttttcatacatgtTAATGTGTTGATAGACTAGTTAAAGCCATTCCTCAGCCTTGTTCCTAATCGATGTGACCATCTGTACAGTGTTTTATATGTGAACTTTTCTAGGGATCTGTTACTACTTCTTTGTATAACGTAAAATGTTTCGTCAGTCCCACAACACCAGCAGATGAGCTCTGTGGGATTTATCAGCAGAGCTCTGTAGCGTTACTGCCCTCCCTGTGTGCCCATCCATGTGCAAAAGGTTGGCGTGTCATATAGCAGTGACAGAACAGAGAAGCGTACAAGCTCTGTGGCCGCTGCAGTTCGTCGTCCCTGCTGTCTTAAGATGTTGCccatctgctttgttttaatctgCTTTGTTATGAACTGTGGACGCTGAAGACTGACACCTGCTATCAAGTGTCCACATCCAGTAGAAAAAGACTGGTTCTGGTAGCAGTCAAAGCTGCTGCTACTTGTAATCGCCATGTCTTGTTTTGGCTTCGTTGTCAGTTAAAATCTTCTGTTCTGCATGCTGTTGAGCCCGTAGTGCTCCACAATGTAGTCCCGAGTACCTGCCTATTTGTAAATTAGAGTTTGGCCCATAATGAAAAAGTATGCAAGTTTAGGCAAATTATACCTTTGAAATAGTTTCATTTAGCAAGAAAGTTCAGCactgttggtttttattttatgttttaaaacaaatggaagaTCATCAGAGGTTTATGTGCCTACATTTTGCCAGCCTGAGCTGCTTTTGTCTAGGTTGTGGATCACAGAGGGGGTTCAGCAGGCTTTAAAAGTTGGGGAGATTTATGAGCATGAGCAAGCAGATCACAAAATTTGGTCTATAATGCAATATAACTACTACTTATGACTCCTCTTAAATTTACCAAAAGTCATGAATGCATGAAATGTAACTAAGATATGtatagaggaaagaaaaggccaTCGGAttatcctttatttttaatgttcatCTTGTCAAAGTGATAGTTTCAACTTTGGCTAACAGAAAAGTAGATGCATCCCTAAATGTGCTTCATATAGTATATAGAATGTCTTTCCATGGCTTTGAAGCTGTTTCCCTGATGAAATAAGCTACAGCATTTTGGCTTTGGCAGTTTGATTATAAATCATCCtaaaaaagctttataaatatttccctTAGAGCTTGGTTAAGGTTCTGTACCAAGACCCAAACATACACTGCCTGTATCTGATTTGTGGGGTGAGATGCACTAAGTTGTCTGCCCTGTAGTACACTCGAGAGTTGGGAAATTCCCTGTGCAGCTGGGCTTCTGTGAATATTTACTCAGGAAACCTTACTGTGAAGTATCTCTGTTGCATTGGGGTTGTCGGTTGTCTGGTCCACTTTCTAGAAGAATATGCAAAGTAACCAAAACGGTACTAGCAGTACGTCAGTCCAACTTCTGGTGTGCAGTTGCTTTGTGAACAAAATAGGATGTTCTTGTTGAGTTCACAAGCATGAAAGTGCAAAATAAGTTTTTTGAGATAGGTGTGCAAATAAGTCTACAATTAAATTGGCCAAAAGAACTAGTTTAATTGTATGATTCATCGACTTCAGGGGTGAAGATGCCTTTGGTAGTCTTTTTAGGTAACTGTAATTCAGTTTTCTTATACCTAATACATTTCcacaatactttttttctatATGCAGTTGCACTGGATTTTGTAGGTGACAAAAATCTAGTCCCAAATACTGATATTTTCATCCTTTGCTTTGTTATATAATTAGTAGGAATCAATTCCTATATTTTGTGTAGATGcacatttcttctgaaagctgctttgACTTTTGAGGTTTAATATTGCCCTGCTCTTAGAGTTGCATCAGTTTGAATGGTTCCCTTTTCAAAAAGAATATTCTGTTCTGTTGAACATAACAGAAAATCCCTGACAAGCCAATGGTTTTGAGGAGTTGATATTAAATTGATATGTCTCTATTTGTAATTTTGTTCACCTACAGTAACTTAAAATATATTGCAGATTTTAAcgtatttttttcattgtatgtACCAAAAAGACCTAATTCCTCAAACTTGCTTGTATTGTTAAAAAACACAGACTACTGTAAATGGCTTTATTCATATGAGTTCAAAGGAATGAAGTTTTGCGCTCCACTGTTCTTGTTGTGCACCAGAGTAGGTATCTGgtcaccaaagaaaaaagattagaaGTGTTGGAAAGATCAGTTAGAACTTTGGAACTTCAAGGCAATGGTGCCAAAAGGTGTAGTGATGTAATGCagattcttttctgttctgctagCTGATCAAGGGCCAAGAGTGGAGCTGGGTTCCGTACCATCCTTCTAGAGGAGCCTTTGGCTGTCTGGATTAGTCACAATTTTACCCTGCACCTATGGTAGTGCAAAATGGCCCCTTTAAAGGCTGTGCATCCAGTTGAGCTTTTAGCCAGCAAAGCAGGTCGGAGTGCAACAGATCTTCTTGCAAGAGTTTCTTTCTGCTGGGCTTCTCAGTACTAGGAGGAAAgatagaaaaaagttttctgaaaaacaggcaTCTCGTCATACGTAGGATTGGTATCTCTACTAGATAGTAGCTTCTTCCTTTGCTTAAGGAGGATGTGGACATTTCTTGTAGTGGAGTATTTAAGTTCTTTTCTGGAGTGTGCACGCTGCAGTTCTGGTAATACCGTTTCCGGGACTGTCTTTGGCTGTTGCTTCTGTCCATGCCAGTCAAGCAACAGCCGTCTTTGCTTGCTTTGTAGATCCCATACACCAACTTTTCTGTCTGTAACTTGCTAGCATGCATCACATAATGTCTTATGCTGCTGGTTACACTTGAAAAGGCTTTTCTAAAGCAGaattttatactgaaaataaatacatgactTCTTTTCTGTGTCAGAATATGAGAAAATTCCATTTGATTAACAGGAAAATTATACTACtgttggaaaataaaagaactcTGGTACCTTATAAGCctgaaagcaaaactgatttGATGATTAGGGATATTATTTACCAACATAGAGCTAGAGATAATGCATAGAAAATAATCCAGTATTGTAGGAATGTTTAGTTGTCTGCTTTGGTTTTATGCAGTAATTTGTACCAAAGAGGATGAAATTAATGGGCTTGAGTCTAAACTCTTGTCATtagttaaaaagtaaaacaggTTAACAATATTACTGATGTAATATTgtgcaaattaaaagaaagtataTTACATTTGTTGTCTAGTACTGCATATTAGGAAAATCTGGAGATTAATTAGCCTGCTGAAgtgcctttctctttcatcaGACTTATTTTATCAGTGGGACACCTAACTATCTGAAAAGCACATTATGGCATCTTTCTGTTAGCCAAATAAACCTCAATTCATAGTTAGAATtagcttttatattttaaaaggtggaTCAAGTGTTTTTTATGTTGGAATACTGACTCCTGCATGTTGATGATGATGGTAATTGTTGTAAACcctgttttttgtattttatgtttaaaaagaaattaaaaaaatatatctttagCAATCTGAACAgtagtatcttttaaaaatgcacatatGGGACCTGATTCAGCTTCATAAATCAAGAGTGTCTTGAAGCCACTGGATTTACAGGTATGAATCTGATGGGCATTTAAActtcaaaaatgaaatttctatGTGTTTGTATATAAAACTATTATAAtgataaaaatcctttttttcagctgctaaCACTTTCTGCATCTATGGCAAGGAACGTATGGAGATAGGTATTTAATTCTTACTTTCTAGAAACAATTTTTACCTCAATTTGGAGCCTAACTTGTATTGTTTATATAACCCAagcttttcctctttaattttttttaattcagtggaaTTACAAAAACACAGTAATATGCCTACAGAgttaaaaataagcattcttTTATAGTAGTTTGCACTAATTTGTGCCACATTTCTAAGAGTAGGCAGCTGCCTTTGTGTTAATGAATTGATATGAAAGGTGGTTTAAATTACTTTAATCtgagcttcattttcttttaaaagcagtgttctgattaccaaaaaaaaaaaaaagcttcaggtAGTTTTCCCCTGccagtcttaaaaaaacccaacaatgtCATTATCGGCACTCTCagcttgaaaattattttacaaaattattttttttttccagtctctttAAGACCTAGTGAACGTTCCTAtattcc comes from the Falco peregrinus isolate bFalPer1 chromosome 8, bFalPer1.pri, whole genome shotgun sequence genome and includes:
- the FAM171B gene encoding protein FAM171B isoform X2: MPGTCGRLSSLLLGLAAALLMGRPPPAAAAAATLPQQQRAALPGGAPAAAAASGSVFTLKVQVNDIISHQYLQQAVVEVFVNYTKTNSTLTGNNGAVLIKVPYKLGLSLTIISYKDGYMLTPLPWKTGRMPIYSSVTLSLFPQSQANIWLFEDTVLITGKLSDAKSQPSVQFPKSLIKLPPNHNITNVTAYLTVPEQFLKVDSFLYTAGILLNKSGFKSMELAPLAAICVNVLLTGKELKVNGPIQITLPLPTSTVKSGDAIPAWTFDMKTGAWVSRGLGMVKEADGQLVWTYTAQHLGYWIAAPLPGTRESIISAVSKDITAYHTVFLTAILGGTVVIIIGFFAVLLCYCRDKCGRTQKKEKNTTKLEVIKKDQTTSTTHINHINAVKESFKLKEKSQLYTPKTSSYSPQRRMSIDTEDGKSRDNFKIYTEDAPYQSSCQTGQPRNSAHSLEPSAGVRHLQQPMHSNTAISQAPRDIQDQNRYLSLKEEMYGLSHIPEHLMHIYNQPIAILQTSDLFHSPEQLHPAKSATLPRKGQLVYNPMMEPMNRDGYMQTLPKMPVHCHPQPSVCRDENSTLDSEEGLPSQTSNWGRYTNSLLESVSVPGTLNEAVVMTPFSSELQGISEQTLLELSKGKPSPHPRAWFVSLDGKPIAQVRHSFIDLKKGRKTESNDTSLDSGVDMNEHHPSRKLEREKTFIKNMLHSKILYLEDLDLSSSESGTTVCTPEDQAVRHIMDGGNGPVIEQRDEEGLRRKTISGGHEPAVSSAKKRDRLSITKRDSKTNIWKKREERPLIPIN
- the FAM171B gene encoding protein FAM171B isoform X1, encoding MPGTCGRLSSLLLGLAAALLMGRPPPAAAAAATLPQQQRAALPGGAPAAAAASGREQGPANWHTFPCQKDSCVGTKGSVFTLKVQVNDIISHQYLQQAVVEVFVNYTKTNSTLTGNNGAVLIKVPYKLGLSLTIISYKDGYMLTPLPWKTGRMPIYSSVTLSLFPQSQANIWLFEDTVLITGKLSDAKSQPSVQFPKSLIKLPPNHNITNVTAYLTVPEQFLKVDSFLYTAGILLNKSGFKSMELAPLAAICVNVLLTGKELKVNGPIQITLPLPTSTVKSGDAIPAWTFDMKTGAWVSRGLGMVKEADGQLVWTYTAQHLGYWIAAPLPGTRESIISAVSKDITAYHTVFLTAILGGTVVIIIGFFAVLLCYCRDKCGRTQKKEKNTTKLEVIKKDQTTSTTHINHINAVKESFKLKEKSQLYTPKTSSYSPQRRMSIDTEDGKSRDNFKIYTEDAPYQSSCQTGQPRNSAHSLEPSAGVRHLQQPMHSNTAISQAPRDIQDQNRYLSLKEEMYGLSHIPEHLMHIYNQPIAILQTSDLFHSPEQLHPAKSATLPRKGQLVYNPMMEPMNRDGYMQTLPKMPVHCHPQPSVCRDENSTLDSEEGLPSQTSNWGRYTNSLLESVSVPGTLNEAVVMTPFSSELQGISEQTLLELSKGKPSPHPRAWFVSLDGKPIAQVRHSFIDLKKGRKTESNDTSLDSGVDMNEHHPSRKLEREKTFIKNMLHSKILYLEDLDLSSSESGTTVCTPEDQAVRHIMDGGNGPVIEQRDEEGLRRKTISGGHEPAVSSAKKRDRLSITKRDSKTNIWKKREERPLIPIN